The DNA region GTTCGAGGACCGGTACCGGGCGCTCGTCCGCGACCTGCTGCAGATCGACGACCCCGCTCAACGGGTCTTCGGCACGGTCGCCATCCGCGAGGGCTACGAGGTCGGCGACCACGGCGCGCAGTCGCTCTTCCGCGTGGGGGTGCTGATGCAGCTGACCGAGGTGGAGCGCAACGACGACGGCACCTTCGACGTGGTCGCCGTCGGGCGGGATCGGATCCGGCTCAACGAGGTGCGCCACGGCGGCGAGTACGCGGTGGGCACGGTGGAGGTGCTGCCGGAGCCGGTCGACGACGTCACCGACGGGGTCGCCGAGCGCGCCCGCGCCACGTTCACCGCCTACCGCGCGGTGCTCAGCGAGATCGCCGGCGACCCCTTCTCCGGGACCCTCCCCACCGACCCGATCTACCTCGGCTGGACCCTCGCCGCGTGCGCCCCGCTGCCGATGGCCGAGCGGCAAGGCCTGCTCGAGGCCGAGGGCGCCGACGAGCGCCTGATCGACGTCACCGAGCTGCTGCGGACCGAGCTGGAGGCGATGAACGTGATCGCCTCGCTCCCGGCCACCGAGGTCGCCCGGACCCGCTGGTCCCCCAACTGAGGCACCGAGGTGGCGAAGCGGAGGACGGCCGGGGGGACACCGGCGATCGATGCACTCACCCGGGACGGCGCGCCGTTCACCGTGCACAGCTATGACCACGACCCGCGCCGCACCTCGTTCGGCGAGGAGGCCGCCGAGGTGCTCGGGCTCCCGGTCGACCGGGTGTTCAAGACGCTCCTGGCCGACGTCGACGGTGGGCTGACCGTGGCGGTGGTCCCGGTCGCCGGGCAGCTCGACCTGAAGGCGCTGGCGAAGGTCGCCGGCGGCCGGAGGGCCGCGATGGCCGACCCGGCCGCCGCCGAGCGCGCCACCGGCTACGTGGTCGGCGGCATCTCGCCGTTGGGCCAGAAGCGCCGACTGCCCACCGTGGTGGACAGCTCCGCCGGTGAGCACCCGACCATCTTCGTGTCGGCGGGCCGACGGGGGCTCGAGGTCGAGCTGGCGGCCGCCGACCTGGTCCGGCTCACCGGGGCGGCGGAAGGTCCGATCCGGAAGGGGTGACGTCCGCCTCGGGCTCGGCACGGGTGGCGCCGGCCTGCAGCCAGTCCGGATCGTCCTCCCGGTCGCGGATGCGGAGCGCGCCGGCGGTGGTCACCATGAAGGTGCCGTAGCCGAACATCGCGCCCACCGGCCACACCAGGTACGGCGTCCAGCTGGTCACCTCGAGGTGCGCCGGGAAGGACCGGCCCACGGTGTCGGCCGATGCGAGCGTCTGCGGGTCCGGCGGGCTCGGGGCGGTGCCCGCCACGGCCATCACCGCGGCCGCCACCGCGCTGCCGGCCAACACCACCACCAGCCCGGTGACCGGGCGACGGCGGAGCAGCAGCGCGCCGACCAGCCCCAGCACGAGGCCGAAGCCGGCGCCGAGCAGCGCATACTGCGCGGTGCCGGTGAAGGCGTCGGCGAAGCCGGGGTCGAACGGCTCGGGCAGCCACAGCGCGCCCTCGGTCGTCTCGTAGACGGTGCCGTCGAAGCCGGGCGACCACCACGACCACCAGGCCCAGCCGCCGAGCGCGCCGAGCGCGGCCGAGGCGAGCATCGTCAGCACCGCGGCGAGCGCCCAGCGGCGTCCTCCGTGCGGGGTCTGCTCCGTCGTCACGTCCGTGCGAGCCGGGTCGGTCACGTCAGGCATCCCGGCCCCAGCAGTGCCTTCAGGTCGGCGAAGAGTGAC from Nocardioides sambongensis includes:
- the ybaK gene encoding Cys-tRNA(Pro) deacylase gives rise to the protein MAKRRTAGGTPAIDALTRDGAPFTVHSYDHDPRRTSFGEEAAEVLGLPVDRVFKTLLADVDGGLTVAVVPVAGQLDLKALAKVAGGRRAAMADPAAAERATGYVVGGISPLGQKRRLPTVVDSSAGEHPTIFVSAGRRGLEVELAAADLVRLTGAAEGPIRKG
- a CDS encoding LON peptidase substrate-binding domain-containing protein is translated as MTDELPLFPLNTVVFPGVTVPLHVFEDRYRALVRDLLQIDDPAQRVFGTVAIREGYEVGDHGAQSLFRVGVLMQLTEVERNDDGTFDVVAVGRDRIRLNEVRHGGEYAVGTVEVLPEPVDDVTDGVAERARATFTAYRAVLSEIAGDPFSGTLPTDPIYLGWTLAACAPLPMAERQGLLEAEGADERLIDVTELLRTELEAMNVIASLPATEVARTRWSPN